ATTCTACTTGTCAGTGCATTCTCTGATACTGATTAGCCAGGCTGTCTTGATGATAGACGCTCTACTGGTGGTTTTGCTATTTCTTTGGACCCAACTTAATTTCATGGTGTGCTCGCAAGCAAGTTACAGTCTTCAGATCTAGTACAGAGGCAGAATATAAAGCATTGGCAAATGCCACGACTGAAATCATATGGGTTCAATCCATGCTCGAGGAACTTGGTATAAAAAGTAAACAAGCTCCATGTTTGTGGTGTGATAACCTTGGTGCTACCTATCTCTCAGCTAATCCAGTGTTTCATGCCAGGACCAAACACATTGAGATAGACTTTCATTTTGTTAGAGAGAGGGTGGCTCACAAACAACTTGACACTCGTTTTGTGCATTCCAGTGATCAAATTGCAGGTGGATTCACAAAAGCATTGCCGTTCAAGAGCTTTGAAAACTTCAAGTATATTCTCAACTTAATGGAGTTGTGATTAAGGAAGGGTGTTAAACACATCAATATCTACATGGCTGGCGGATATCTTCATGAGGTGCATCTGGTTAGGTAGTTAGAGTATAATGTTTATCTCTTGTAACTCTTATCTCTACCTCCTTTCTTCCTCTCCAAGAATGTAATCTCAACCCCATGTATGCGCTGTTATGGGAGGTGCGCCTCATCTATATAACACGAAGCCGTCGGCCTGAGAAGGCAAGACGTTCCGCTAGTTCGCACAGAGGGCACCAGCAGCAATGACTGCTACACAGCCGGACATGGAATTGCAGAAGGATCAGAGGCATCCTCTTTTGTCCAACAGAACTGATGGCACTGACAACATGAGCCCCGTGCAGAAAGCAATCAGACAGGCATACCAGAGCACCGGGCACCTCGCCAAACTCCTTCCATCAGGCACCGTGCTTGCCTTCCAGCTGCTGGCTCCAACCATGGCTAAACAAGGCCACTGTGGTGACTTGGATCGGATGATGATGGGAGGGCTTGTGGTGCTCTGTGCACTCTCGTGCTTTGTTGTTACCTTCACAGATAGCTTCAGGGATGAGAACGGAAAGGTACAATACGGGTTTGCCACGTTCAAGGGATTGTGGGTCATTGATGGTGGAGTTACTCTTGATCCACACGCTGCGGTTGAATATAAGATGACATTTCTAGACTTTTTCCATGCAGCTGTCTCAGCAGTGATTTTTGTTGCAATCGCCCTATTTGACCAGAATGTGGCATCTTGCTTTTATCCAATACCATCAGAGGACACAAAGCAAGTTCTCACAACATTGCCAGTTGCTATTGGAGTTATTGGAAGCATGCTGTTTGTTAGCTTCCCAACCACCCGCCATGGCTTTGGCTTCCCAGTCTCTCCACAGTACCTGGGTCTTCAAAAGATTTGTTTGCTCTAATTCCTGTTGATCAAACACAGAGTCGAAAACCCCTTAAGCGGGATAGAGAGAAATATACAGCACTATTTCTCTAAAATAATATTTATAAGAGTACCTATGGTGGCCTTCGACATGAACATGTTTTGTGTATTCATAAATGAACAGTGCTGGCACCTGGGAGGACAATATATTGGATACGTCTTTGGCACATACCACAATTTTTTAAATCTTTCATATGATACAACTAAGACTTTTGGTTGAATGGTTAAAGCGCCGAACTCATAATTGGTAAATTTGAGGGTTCAATTCCTACTGGATGCACGTGAACAGGAACGTTCCATAAGTCTACTGGAATTGGCTCTCTATCCACGGAATCTCATCCATCATGTATATTCATACCATAACATAGGAACAATATGAACTCGAATTCTTATTGATACTCGAACTCAGAGCATAGGAGGGAAAGTCGATACATGGATGGAATCAAACACTAGGCAGGCACGGAAAAAAGTCTTCATTAATTGTGAAAGAAGCAATATACCAGGAGTTGATAGCTTGTTTTTGCCTTGAATCTTCATACATATATGTAGTTAAGTTTTGTATTGTAATTTGCTAGTTTTTCCAAAATTAACATGTCTAGAAAAGAAGACTTTAAAAATCATATCAGACTGCATTCTTGAAGTCATACCACACAGCTTTTAAGTCGTCGTGCAATAACCTGAACAAACATTTTGGTCAACGAAATAAGGAAACAGAAGACACATGACAAGAATAGAAATGAACTTCAGCAGAGCGCGTGTATGTATCTTTATACATACAAAAGCAAGAGATATGGAAGACAACCCCACATCGTACCTGAACACTGCCCGCATGCTTGTCACTTCAAAAATTATTCATACAATAAATATTAGTACTTCGCATATCCTGGACATGGAAGCACTGGAGTTTAAGGGTTTTGGTGGCAGAACTCTCTCTCACTTGTGCAACCGCATGATGGAACGAGTGTGTCGGTTCACAATTTTTGCTTGATAAGTCTTAGGCAGAACATGTACCAGCACAGTGTAGCAGGGGGGCAGCCTGGTGCATGTAGCTCCCACTTGTGCAGAGTCCGGGGAAGGGTCCGACCAGCACAGTGTAGCACCACATTTGTTTTTATTTTCAATCAGATAACTGCTAATTGGTCCCATATTTGCTCAGCTTCTTGTCTGACTTTCTTCTTACTCCAATACCCACTGACAATAACATCCCATGTTTCCCTCTCAGGGATGCACCTCTCTGACAACATGTCAAGCACAACACGAGCTGCTTTCTCCAAATGGTTCTTTTTGCAGAAGAACTCAACCAGGAGATGGAAGGTGCTTGGCTCGGTAGAAATGCCACGAGTCCTCATGCTCTGGTACACCTGGAAAGCCCTCCCAACTTCACCCTTAACACATAATGCTGTCACCACTGCAACGTTTATCCTGACATGAAGGCTCCAAGTCACCCGGTTCGGTTGAACGCCAGCAAGAACCATCTCATCCAGGTAATTTGCAGCCTCCACAGCCCTTCCTGCATCACACAGCCCAACAATGAGCTTCCCAAACAATCCAGCATCAGGCTTCCTCCCCTGGAGACGCATCCGGTCCAAAACCTCCATTGCCTCCCTCAGCAGGCCCTCCTTACAGAGGCCATTAATGACAGAACTATATATGATTGTATTTGGCGGCTTCACCTCCTTGGCCAACCTCTCCAGCAAGTCCAGTGCTGATGCTGCACGC
The sequence above is a segment of the Triticum urartu cultivar G1812 unplaced genomic scaffold, Tu2.1 TuUngrouped_contig_5370, whole genome shotgun sequence genome. Coding sequences within it:
- the LOC125529140 gene encoding protein DMP6-like — encoded protein: MTATQPDMELQKDQRHPLLSNRTDGTDNMSPVQKAIRQAYQSTGHLAKLLPSGTVLAFQLLAPTMAKQGHCGDLDRMMMGGLVVLCALSCFVVTFTDSFRDENGKVQYGFATFKGLWVIDGGVTLDPHAAVEYKMTFLDFFHAAVSAVIFVAIALFDQNVASCFYPIPSEDTKQVLTTLPVAIGVIGSMLFVSFPTTRHGFGFPVSPQYLGLQKICLL
- the LOC125529139 gene encoding pentatricopeptide repeat-containing protein At5g46100-like, whose protein sequence is RPRSPSNADLEPPFLTLLRAFSRTRRPLDALQLFRSAPSALSLPHSARSYTAVLAGLVAHSHLPLAHSLLADMRAAGFGPTIATYNVLLKAHCSDADAPIDDAVRLFRNIPKPDACSYNTLIDGLCRRSRRAEAQELFSEMVENGVAPTVVTYTTIINWLAREGCLDDALEMFDEMGRRGIAPNVVTYCSLIDGLSKGGRAASALDLLERLAKEVKPPNTIIYSSVINGLCKEGLLREAMEVLDRMRLQGRKPDAGLFGKLIVGLCDAGRAVEAANYLDEMVLAGVQPNRVTWSLHVRINVAVVTALCVKGEVGRAFQVYQSMRTRGISTEPSTFHLLVEFFCKKNHLEKAARVVLDMLSERCIPERETWDVIVSGYWSKKKVRQEAEQIWDQLAVI